In Euphorbia lathyris chromosome 10, ddEupLath1.1, whole genome shotgun sequence, a single genomic region encodes these proteins:
- the LOC136209041 gene encoding probable calcium-binding protein CML25, translating to MSFKSIFNRKKSKKSDESPTAAPPLSGSRSHSLKIRPQIDELEQVFSKFDVNGDGKISSSELGSIMSSLGHQANDEELQNMIKEFDSDGDGFIDFQEFVELNTQGVDTDMVLENLKDAFSVYDIDGNGSISAEELQKVMGSIGEHCSIADCKKMINGVDSDGDGMIDFEEFKVMMTTGVRWDGVR from the coding sequence ATGAGTTTTAAATCTATTTTCAACCGAAAGAAATCCAAGAAATCCGATGAATCCCCCACCGCCGCCCCTCCATTGAGTGGATCGAGATCTCACTCTCTCAAAATCCGACCTCAGATTGATGAATTGGAACAAGTTTTCAGCAAATTTGATGTTAACGGAGACGGTAAGATCTCCTCTTCCGAACTCGGTTCTATTATGTCCAGCCTCGGCCACCAGGCTAACGACGAGGAACTGCAGAATATGATTAAGGAATTCGATTCTGACGGCGATGGATTCATTGATTTCCAGGAGTTTGTTGAGTTGAATACGCAGGGAGTTGATACGGATATGGTATTGGAGAATTTGAAGGATGCTTTCTCCGTTTATGATATAGATGGAAACGGATCCATTTCTGCCGAGGAACTGCAGAAAGTAATGGGTAGCATCGGCGAGCATTGCTCCATCGCCGACTGCAAGAAGATGATTAATGGAGTCGACAGCGATGGAGATGGAATGATTGATTTTGAAGAGTTCAAGGTTATGATGACTACGGGTGTTAGATGGGACGGGGTAAGGTGA